The Microcoleus sp. bin38.metabat.b11b12b14.051 genomic sequence ACTGAAGTCCGCACTACGAACCAATTTTATTGGCGTCGCGCGCGCGGCACGCAAGCTAAGATGCCAGAGTAATAACTCAGCCTAATTAAACCTCAAACATCGCTCGGTTAGAGCCCCGACTTTTTTAATAAGTCGGGGTTCTAAATTAGATAGAGACTTAAGAAACAGTCTTTCTAGCGCGTTCCGATCGCTCTTCTGCGGTATCCATGACATCCGCCATTTTATCCACCATTTCCCCTGGATAATTTTCGAGTACCCGAGTAGAAAGCGAAATTCGCCCGCGACTTTCATCTAGATCGAGCACCACGGCTTTCAGGGGTTGGCCTGGGGTAAAAACTTGTCCGAGGTTCTCAATATATTTTTGGCTAACTTGCTTAATGTGTAGCAAACCGCTAACTCCTTCCAAGTCCACAAACACGCCAAAAGGCTTGATGCTGCTGACTTTTCCTTCTACCAATTGACCGATTTGCAACTGACTGAAGGCAGAAGATTGAGTCGCCATCCGTTGCGAAAGTACGAGTTTTTCTCGTTCGCGATCGACTTCTAAGAAATTCACGGTTAAAGATTGACCAATTAGCGATTCTATGTTATCGCGTTGGGCTAAGTGCGATCGAGGAATAAAACCGCGCATCCCCTCAACATCCACCGTCACGCCGCCCTTATTCGCCCCAGAAACCCGCACCTGAAGCACTTTACCAGTTTCCTGCAAAGCAACTAAATCTTCCCAAGCTTGCTGAATTTGTAACTGTTTCAGAGACAGAGTAACTTGGCCGTCTGCATCTTGTTCGCGGATAATTAAAAATTCTCGTTCCTCGTCTAGGGGAACCACTTCGGACAAATCTGCTACCATTCTCAAAGCAGCCTCTTCGATCGGCAAAAAAGCCGAAGACTTGCCGCCGATATCAACATACGCGCCGTTTGAATCGTACTCGAACACTTTGCCGCGCACTACTTGTCCCTTCTGGAACTCGTAATTGTGCTGTTCGAGGGCT encodes the following:
- a CDS encoding S1 RNA-binding domain-containing protein: MNSKSTGSQSAKASFSMDDFAKALEQHNYEFQKGQVVRGKVFEYDSNGAYVDIGGKSSAFLPIEEAALRMVADLSEVVPLDEEREFLIIREQDADGQVTLSLKQLQIQQAWEDLVALQETGKVLQVRVSGANKGGVTVDVEGMRGFIPRSHLAQRDNIESLIGQSLTVNFLEVDREREKLVLSQRMATQSSAFSQLQIGQLVEGKVSSIKPFGVFVDLEGVSGLLHIKQVSQKYIENLGQVFTPGQPLKAVVLDLDESRGRISLSTRVLENYPGEMVDKMADVMDTAEERSERARKTVS